The Desulfuromonas sp. genome segment CTATGATTTCGGTGTACAGACGGGAGAACTGGCCTGACAAGCGGTCAAGAGAGTACATTTCCTCGGCCCGCGCCCTGCACGCCGCGGACATCTGCCGCATTCTCTCCCGGTCGCCGATCATCTCCTTGATCGCCTCGGCAAGGGCCTTCGCGTCGCGGAGAGGAACGAAAACCCCGTGCCGGCCCTCCTCGACAACGTCCGGGATCCCTCCGACGGCTGTCGTCACGACCGGTGTACCCGAGGCGAGGCTCTCCAAAACCGCATAGGGCAGCCCCTCGTGGTAGGTCGGGAAGAGGAAAAGTTCGGCCTCCTCCCAGAAGGCCTGTTTCAGCTCATCGAAGACGGGCCCGGCAAAGGTGACAAAGGGTTCCAGGCCGCGGTCGGCCACGAGCCGCTTCAGGCTCGGTTCATCGGGGCCGCTTCCGGCAAGGGTGACCCTGACCGTTTCGATCATCTCCTCATTGACCAGCATGTCAAGCGCATCGAGAATTTCGTGTACGCCCTTGTCCCGGGTCAGACGTCCGATATACACGGCAGAGATCTGTTTGTTGGGGAATGTCTTTTCCGGACAATTTTCGAAATAACGAAGATCGACGGCGTTGGGAATCAGCAGAACCCGCTCCAGGGCAACAAATCTCGAGTAGGCCTCCTTTTCGATCTCCGCCAGGAGGACCACCGCATCGCTCTTTCTCAATATCCATTTCAAAAAAAGGGTCAAAATCCCATTGCCGGCAAAGAAATCTTCCGGGAGTTTGCCCCCGTGGACCTGGAAAACGACCCTTTTCTTAAGCGCCTTGGCGATGAGCAGATAGACGACATCCCTCCAGAACGCTTTTGGGTTGAGGGAGGTGTTCAGGTGGACGACCTCGACCTGCGACCTGATCAATTCCCGGCAGAAGAGAAAGGGGCTGGAAAACAGCCTGAAGACTTTGATTGCAGCGGTTTCGTCCCGCCCCTCGCTGCCGACCTGAAAGTGACCCAGGCGGAAATCCTCTCCCAGCCGGGACTGCAGGAGCAGGTTGAGGTGGGTAGAAACCCCGCTGACGGCCCCGAGAGAGGGCCCGAGAAGAAGAATGTGATGTTTATTTATAGGGTCCATGCTGGTGTCAGCCAAAATCCCGGGAAAAACGTCATGGGCCATAGGTGGAGAGGATTTCCCGATAAACGCTTTCCTGGTGGAAAGCATCGCGGATATACGCTCTCAGCTC includes the following:
- a CDS encoding glycosyltransferase family 4 protein codes for the protein MIRSQVEVVHLNTSLNPKAFWRDVVYLLIAKALKKRVVFQVHGGKLPEDFFAGNGILTLFLKWILRKSDAVVLLAEIEKEAYSRFVALERVLLIPNAVDLRYFENCPEKTFPNKQISAVYIGRLTRDKGVHEILDALDMLVNEEMIETVRVTLAGSGPDEPSLKRLVADRGLEPFVTFAGPVFDELKQAFWEEAELFLFPTYHEGLPYAVLESLASGTPVVTTAVGGIPDVVEEGRHGVFVPLRDAKALAEAIKEMIGDRERMRQMSAACRARAEEMYSLDRLSGQFSRLYTEIIG